From one Triticum urartu cultivar G1812 chromosome 3, Tu2.1, whole genome shotgun sequence genomic stretch:
- the LOC125542838 gene encoding uncharacterized protein LOC125542838 — protein MGTGRKAETYNVAAPKQDRSNTRWYGDQSFPARNLGEDALAGVIFGCTNKTMNECLSKQLFGLPACHFSYVKNIKPGLPLFLFNYSDRKLHGIFEAATPGQLTIDQFAWSHDGRTKTQYPAQVRVSIKTQCLPLPENIYKGVISSNYHKFRHFHFELDHAQTRDLVSLFVPAPVGAVPNERNLSVPPALVDAAPNRCSLSGPLPSPTGAQLVRGAVSTESGSTDGEQFAGSAYSLDRNADHASASRTSKSNFDEESSEWDDLDDGVTEKGTKSVNDGHPHINPVHGQQHDPMDVLQKLQELSLLRQEKAQSSEVAVDSTSGGTRLQESPLGATFAKDPSNATLGSDEPMKDSTSFEQRCGNDELLQIINELSKKTQAIGKKQIESDAEILVLRATVKDMERKIQELQYQYGKLQLEYSAALLGEPRNILEGPSIFLIGGHNGITWLPSLDSFYPTADRLVPLRPMSSARSYAAVAALNDHLFVFGGGDGDSWYNTVECYNRVSNEWMACPCLKQKKGSLAGATLNGKIFAIGGGDKSRSFSEVEMFDPVLGSWIYSPSMQQCRFAPAAAELNGILYVVGGYDFSDGSYLQSAERYDPREGFWTQLASMKTKRGSHSVTVLGEALYALGGYDGDQMLSTVEIFDPRANSWRIGSPFSVPRGYGCAVTADDNVYLIGGSESNGETVETVEVYNERQGWTIPGYKAIGKRAFASAIVV, from the exons ATGGGTACTGGACGGAAGGCAGAGACCTACAATGTCGCAGCACCAAAACAAGATCGAAGCAATACTCGGTGGTATGGTGACCAATCTTTTCCTGCACGTAATCTTGGGGAAGATGCGCTAGCAGGAGTTATTTTCGGCTGCACCAACAAAACAATGAATGAATGCCTCTCTAAACAGCTATTTG GTTTGCCTGCATGCCATTTCTCCTATGTGAAGAATATTAAACCTGGACTGCCTCTGTTTCTGTTCAATTACAGTGACAGAAAACTGCATGGCATTTTCGAAGCTGCCACTCCTGGCCAGCTTACCATTGACCAATTTGCTTGGAGTCATGATGGTAGAACAAAGACACAATATCCAGCACAG GTTCGGGTCTCTATCAAAACTCAGTGCCTACCACTTCCAGAGAACATATACAAAGGCGTGATTAGTAGCAATTATCACAAGTTTCGCCACTTCCACTTTGAGCTAGACCATGCACAAACAAGAGACTTAGTTTCTTTGTTTGTACCTGCTCCTGTTGGTGCTGTTCCAAACGAGCGGAATCTTTCTGTACCTCCTGCTCTCGTTGACGCTGCTCCAAACAGATGCAGTCTTTCTGGACCTCTGCCATCTCCAACAGGAGCACAGCTTGTTCGTGGCGCAGTGTCGACCGAGTCTGGTTCAACGGATGGTGAACAGTTTGCTGGTTCAGCATATTCACTTGATAGAAATGCTGACCATGCCAGCGCAAGTAGAACATCAAAGAGCAACTTTGATGAAGAGTCTTCTGAGTGGGATGATTTGGATGATGGTGTGACTGAGAAAGGAACAAAGTCTGTGAATGATGGCCATCCACATATCAATCCAGTGCATGGTCAACAGCATGACCCAATGGATGTTTTGCAGAAGTTGCAAGAACTGTCTCTTTTACGGCAGGAGAAGGCCCAATCCTCAGAGGTTGCTGTTGATTCTACTTCAGGTGGAACCAGACTTCAAGAATCACCACTAGGTGCTACTTTTGCCAAAGATCCATCAAACGCCACCTTGGGCAGTGATGAACCTATGAAGGATAGCACATCCTTTGAGCAACGTTGTGGAAATGATGAG CTGCTTCAGATCATCAATGAATTATCCAAAAAGACTCAAGCAATTGGGAAAAAACAG ATTGAGTCAGATGCAGAAATACTTGTATTGAGGGCAACTGTAAAGGACATGGAAAGAAAAATTCAGGAACTGCAGTACCAATATGGAAAATTACAGTTGGAGTATTCAGCAGCACTTCTTGGTGAACCACGCAATATTCTGGAAGGGCCATCAATTTTCCTAATAGGTGGCCATAATGGAATCACCTGGTTGCCATCCCTCGATTCCTTTTACCCTACAGCAGACAGACTAGTGCCACTGAGGCCAATGAGCTCAGCCCGTTCATATGCTGCTGTTGCTGCATTGAATGATCATCTCTTTGTTTTTGGTGGAGGCGATGGCGATTCATGGTATAACACAG TGGAATGCTACAACAGGGTGAGCAATGAGTGGATGGCATGCCCATGCTTGAAACAGAAGAAAGGAAGTCTTGCTGGAGCCACATTGAATGGTAAAATATTTGCTATTGGTGGGGGCGATAAGTCGAGATCTTTTTCAGAAGTTGAGATGTTTGATCCAGTACTTGGGAGTTGGATATACAGCCCGTCTATGCAGCAATGT CGATTTGCTCCTGCTGCAGCCGAATTAAATGGCATCCTTTATGTTGTTGGTGGTTATGATTTCAGCGACGGCTCATACTTACA ATCAGCAGAAAGGTATGATCCAAGGGAAGGTTTCTGGACCCAGCttgcaagcatgaagacaaaaAGAGGATCCCACTCTGTTACTGTCCTGGGGGAAGCACT ATATGCTCTGGGAGGGTACGATGGAGACCAAATGCTGTCCACTGTGGAGATCTTTGACCCTCGTGCCAATTCGTGGAGGATAGGCAGCCCGTTCAGCGTCCCAAGAGGATATGGGTGTGCAGTGACAGCGGACGATAATGTGTACCTCATTGGCGGGTCTGAATCCAATGGAGAAACTGTTGAAACT GTGGAAGTTTACAACGAGAGGCAAGGCTGGACTATCCCTGGCTACAAGGCGATAGGGAAAAGGGCCTTCGCCTCTGCCATCGTCGTTTGA